One part of the Raphanus sativus cultivar WK10039 chromosome 7, ASM80110v3, whole genome shotgun sequence genome encodes these proteins:
- the LOC108818071 gene encoding serine/threonine-protein kinase BLUS1 — translation MSEKKFPLNAKDYKLHEEIGDGVSATVHRALCIPLNEVVAIKVLDLEKCNNDLDGIRREVQTMSLINHPNVLQAHCSFTAGHQLWVVMPYMAGGSCLHIIKSSYQDGFEEPVIATLLRETLRALVYLHAHGHIHRDVKAGNILLDSNGAVKLADFGVSACMFDTGDRQRSRNTFVGTPCWMAPEVMQQLHGYDFKADVWSFGITALELAHGHAPFSKYPPMKVLLMTLQNAPPGLDYERDKRFSKAFKEMVGTCLVKDPKKRPTSEKLLKHPFFKQARTPDYLAKTILNGLPPLGERYRTIKSKEADLLMQNKSEYEAHLSQQEYIRGISAWNFNLEDLKSQAALISDDDSSHAEEPDFNRKQCERQDESALSPERASSSETTPSHDDELNDIQDLESSFASFPIKPLQALKGCFDVGEDEDNAITADWKDASQMSSGQQHLTKASSIGSMAHTTKEEDSAAQNSSLPRYLISEQKKYSSGSLIPESTFSPKRISMEADREFQLRRYQSERSYSGSLHRPKRDTVDEMSDSPHVEHKGRFKVTSADLSPKGSTNSTFTPFSGGSSSPSSLTTASILPSVQSILQQNTMQREEILRLIKHVEQTSVKQQPGSPETSVDELLQTPPATQREKELQTQVMLLQQSFLSLTEELKKLKQRNGQVENQLNALTQRKD, via the exons TGGTGTCAGTGCGACTGTGCACAGAGCTTTGTGCATTCCGCTTAACGAGGTCGTTGCTATCAAGGTTCTTGATCTTGAAAAGTGCAACAACGATCTG gatgGGATCCGGAGAGAGGTGCAAACAATGAGTCTGATCAATCATCCAAATGTGTTACAAGCTCATTGCTCATTTACCGCTGGGCACCAGCTATGGGTTGTGATGCCTTACATGGCTGGAGGATCCTGTCTCCATATAATAAAGTCTTCTTATCAAGACGGATTTGAGGAACCTGTTATTGCTACTTTACTCCGTGAGACTCTCAGAGCTCTTGTGTATCTTCATGCTCATGGACATATTCATAGGGATGTGAAG GCTGGAAATATACTATTGGACTCCAATGGTGCCGTTAAGCTAGCAGACTTTGGAGTGTCAGCTTGCATGTTTGATACAGGAGATAGACAACGTTCCAGAAATACATTCGTTGGGACTCCATGCTG GATGGCTCCTGAAGTCATGCAGCAGCTACATGGATATGATTTTAA AGCTGATGTATGGTCATTTGGAATTACGGCACTTGAACTGGCACATGGTCATGCCCCATTTTCCAAGTATCCGCCAATGAAA GTTTTGCTGATGACCTTACAAAATGCACCTCCCGGACTTGACTACGAGAGAGACAAAAGATTTTCAAAA GCCTTCAAAGAGATGGTGGGTACATGCCTAGTGAAAGATCCAAAGAAGCGTCCAACTTCAGAAAAGCTTTTAAAACACCCGTTTTTCAAACAAGCCCGCACACCTGATTACCTGGCTAAAACTATACTTAATGGTCTTCCTCCATTAGGTGAACGCTATAGAACGATAAAG TCAAAGGAAGCTGATCTTCTAATGCAAAACAAGTCCGAGTACGAAGCACACTTATCACAG CAAGAATACATAAGGGGAATAAGCGCTTGGAATTTCAATCTCGAGGACCTAAAGAGTCAGGCTGCCCTT ATTTCAGATGATGATAGTTCACATGCTGAAGAGCCTGATTTCAACAGAAAGCAATGTGAAAGGCAGGATGAATCTGCTCTTTCCCCTGAAAGGGCTAGCAGCTCAGAAACAACTCCCAGTCATGAT GACGAATTAAACGACATACAGGATTTGGAGAGTTCTTTCGCCTCGTTTCCAATCAAACCTCTTCAAGCACTCAA AGGGTGCTTTGATGTCGGTGAGGACGAGGATAATGCAATCACTGCTGATTGGAAAGATGCAAGCCAAATGAGTTCTGGACAACAGCATTTAACAAAGGCTTCTTCTATTGGATCTATGGCCCACACCACGAAAGAAGAGGACAGTGCAGCACAAAACTCTTCTTTACCACGTTATCTCAtttctgaacaaaaaaaatattcgagTGGTTCACTTATACCAGAGAGTACCTTCTCTCCAAAAAGAATCTCAATGGAAGCTGACAG GGAGTTTCAACTGCGTAGATATCAGAGCGAGCGGAGCTACAGTGGATCATTGCATCGTCCCAAGAGAGATACTG TGGACGAGATGTCAGATTCCCCGCATGTGGAGCACAAGGGACGGTTTAAGGTCACATCAGCAGATCTGAGTCCCAAG GGATCAACAAACTCTACATTCACACCGTTTAGCGGTGGTTCAAGCAGCCCGAGCTCCCTTACGACCGCCTCAATCCTCCCATCAGTTCAGTCCATTTTGCAGCAAAACACCATGCAACGG GAAGAGATATTGAGACTCATAAAACACGTGGAGCAAACCTCTG TCAAGCAGCAACCTGGATCACCAGAGACAAGCGTCGATGAGCTATTGCAG ACTCCGCCTGCAACTCAACGGGAGAAAGAACTTCAGACCCAAGTTATGCTACTGCAACAGAG CTTTTTGAGCCTAACAGAAGAATTAAAGAAATTGAAGCAGAGAAATGGGCAG GTAGAGAATCAGTTAAATGCATTAACACAGAGAAAGGATTGA
- the LOC108814633 gene encoding cinnamoyl-CoA reductase-like SNL6, which translates to MTMRIVRAEENFSAELKEFLCAAVQRRRDDDGFRGSGGGKSRNAMDLDSDGGNRLVCVTGGVSYLGRAIVKRLLVHGYSVRIVIDCEEDKEKVSEMEADAETASFSNRITSVVSRLTEMESLVKAFDGCAGVFHTAAFVDPAGISGYSKSMAELEAKVSENVIEACTRTGSVRKCVFTSSLLACALQDNSFNDLDHSVINEESWSDEQLCIDNKLWYALGKLKAEKAAWRIADSKGLKLATICPALITGPDFFHRNSTSTLAYLKGAKEMYSNGLLATMDVNRLAKAHVRLWEGLGDKTAFGRYICFDTILSKDGAEKLAKDIGVQVEKICGSSSDSNANAEACTSNLKISDKKLFDLMSRTLRSCYHES; encoded by the exons ATGACTATGAGGATTGTACGTGCGGAGGAGAACTTCTCGGCAGAGCTGAAGGAGTTCCTCTGCGCCGCTGTGCAGAGGAGGAGAGACGACGACGGGTTCCGGGGGTCGGGAGGTGGTAAATCGAGAAATGCGATGGATCTTGATTCAGACGGTGGAAACAGGTTGGTTTGTGTTACCGGCGGCGTTTCGTACCTTGGTCGCGCCATTGTTAAGCGGCTTCTTGTTCATGGTTACTCCGTGAGAATCGTCATCGACTGCGAAG aGGACAAAGAGAAAGTGAGCGAGATGGAAGCTGACGCTGAAACGGCATCGTTTAGCAACAGGATAACGTCGGTAGTCTCACGATTAACAGAGATGGAGAGTTTGGTTAAAGCGTTCGACGGTTGTGCTGGCGTTTTCCACACCGCAGCATTTGTCGATCCAGCGGGAATATCTGGTTATTCG aaATCAATGGCTGAATTAGAAGCAAAAGTGAGTGAGAATGTAATAGAAGCATGTACAAGAACAGGATCAGTGAGAAAATGTGTCTTCACATCATCTCTCCTAGCCTGCGCTTTGCAAGATAATTCCTTTAACGATCTTGATCACTCTGTTATCAATGAAGAAAGCTGGAGCGATGAACAACTCTGCATCGACAATAAG CTTTGGTATGCCCTTGGAAAACTGAAAGCCGAGAAAGCTGCATGGAGAATTGCAGATTCAAAAGGATTAAAGCTTGCTACTATATGTCCTGCTCTTATAACTGGTCCTGACTTCTTCCATCGTAACTCCACTTCAACGTTGGCTTATCTCAAAG GAGCAAAAGAGATGTATAGCAACGGGTTATTAGCGACTATGGATGTGAACAGGTTAGCTAAAGCTCACGTACGTTTATGGGAAGGTTTGGGTGATAAAACCGCTTTCGGTAGATACATTTGTTTCGACACCATTCTCTCGAAAGATGGAGCTGAAAAGCTTGCTAAAGATATTGGTGTTCAAGTTGAAAAGATCTGCGGCAGTAGCAGCGATTCAAACGCAAACGCAGAGGCTTGTAcgagtaatttaaaaatatcagatAAAAAGCTTTTTGATCTCATGTCAAGAACTCTAAGAAGTTGCTATCATGAAAGTTAG
- the LOC108817994 gene encoding uncharacterized protein LOC108817994: MEESPHRVSRRNNGGTHCQNDGVRHHIHGDEEVKCSGKRCRSWAAAAIADCVALCCCPCAIINLLTLTFVKVPWMIGRRCLGRSRNKKKKKRKLLHMRQGRGKINGEDEFNDHRLEFEGDEKCGGGVGVGCCGGGDYDDHRFVVERDGSLTKEEDKTTTSSSKGDDESRISARVEAERVWLELYQIGHLGFGRVSFTGIQ; the protein is encoded by the coding sequence ATGGAGGAAAGCCCGCATCGAGTTTCACGTAGAAACAATGGCGGGACCCACTGTCAGAACGACGGCGTACGTCACCACATTCACGGCGACGAAGAAGTCAAATGCTCCGGCAAGAGATGCAGGTCGTGGGCAGCTGCGGCGATTGCTGACTGTGTAGCGCTTTGTTGCTGTCCATGCGCGATCATCAACTTGCTTACCCTCACTTTCGTCAAGGTCCCGTGGATGATCGGACGGCGATGTCTCGGACGGAGCcggaacaagaagaagaagaagcggaagCTGCTGCACATGAGACAAGGCCGCGGGAAAATCAACGGTGAAGATGAGTTTAACGATCATCGCCTCGAGTTTGAGGGAGATGAGAAATGCGGCGGTGGCGTGGGAGTGGGGTGCTGTGGCGGCGGAGATTATGATGATCACCGGTTTGTGGTGGAGAGAGATGGGAGTTTAACCAAGGAGGAGGACAAAACGACGACGTCGAGTAGCAAAGGAGATGATGAGTCGAGAATAAGTGCAAGAGTTGAAGCCGAGAGAGTGTGGTTAGAGTTGTATCAGATTGGTCATCTTGGATTTGGTAGAGTCTCCTTCACTGGGATCCAATGA
- the LOC108817997 gene encoding universal stress protein A-like protein: MESEPSRVMVAVNESTIKGYPHASISSKKAFEWTLRKIVRDNTSGFKLLLLHAQVQDEDGFDDVDSIYASPDDFRHMRERNKAKGLHLLEFFVNKCHEIGVGCEAWIRRGDPTEVICHEVRRVRPDFLVVGSRGLGPFQKVFVGTVSEFCVKHAECPVIVIKRNADESPQDPADD, translated from the exons ATGGAGAGCGAGCCAAGTCGAGTGATGGTGGCGGTGAACGAGTCGACGATCAAAGGCTACCCGCACGCGTCGATAAGCAGCAAAAAGGCGTTCGAGTGGACACTGAGGAAGATAGTCAGGGACAATACCTCTGGCTTCAAGCTTCTCTTACTTCACGCTCAAGTCCAGGACGAAGACG GTTTTGATGACGTGGACAGCATATATGCTTCCCCTGATGATTTCCGACATATGAGGGAGCGTAACAAGGCTAAAGGACTTCACCTTCTTGAGTTTTTCGTTAATAAATGTCATGAGATTGGG GTTGGGTGTGAGGCTTGGATCAGGAGAGGTGATCCCACGGAAGTGATATGCCATGAAGTGAGGCGTGTTAGGCCAGATTTTCTGGTTGTGGGAAGTCGTGGTCTCGGTCCTTTTCAGAA GGTGTTTGTTGGAACGGTGAGTGAGTTTTGTGTGAAGCATGCAGAATGCCCAGTCATCGTAATCAAACGCAATGCTGACGAAAGTCCACAAGATCCAGCTGATGACTAA
- the LOC108817995 gene encoding ADP-ribosylation factor 2 isoform X2: protein MGLNFTKLFSRLFAKKEMRILMVGLDAAGKTTILYKLKLGEIVTTIPTIGFNVETVEYKNISFTVWDVGGQDKIRPLWRHYFQNTQGLIFVVDSNDRDRVVEARDELHRMLNEDELRDAVLLVFANKQDLPNAMNAAEITDKLGLHSLRQRHWYIQSTCATSGEGLYEGLDWLSNNIANKA, encoded by the exons ATGGGGCTTAACTTCACGAAGCTGTTCAGCAGGCTTTTCGCCAAGAAAGAAATGAGGATTCTGATGGTAGGTCTTGATGCTGCTGGTAAGACCACTATCTTGTACAAGCTCAAGCTTGGCGAAATTGTCACCACCATCCCCACCATCG GATTCAATGTGGAGACTGTTGAGTACAAGAACATCAGTTTCACTGTTTGGGATGTGGGAGGTCAGGACAAG ATTCGCCCCCTGTGGAGGCACTACTTCCAGAACACTCAAGGTCTTATATTCGTGGTTGATAGCAACGACAGGGACCGAGTTGTGGAGGCTAGGGATGAGTTACATCGCATGTTGAACGAG GATGAACTGAGGGATGCTGTCCTTCTAGTGTTTGCTAACAAACAAGATCTTCCCAACGCAATGAATGCTGCAGAAATAACCGACAAGCTTGGCCTTCACTCTCTTCGCCAGCGCCACTG GTACATTCAAAGCACATGTGCCACATCTGGGGAAGGTCTTTATGAAGGCCTTGATTGGCTCTCCAACAACATCGCTAACAAG GCATGA
- the LOC108817995 gene encoding ADP-ribosylation factor 2 isoform X1, giving the protein MGLNFTKLFSRLFAKKEMRILMVGLDAAGKTTILYKLKLGEIVTTIPTIGFNVETVEYKNISFTVWDVGGQDKIRPLWRHYFQNTQGLIFVVDSNDRDRVVEARDELHRMLNEDELRDAVLLVFANKQDLPNAMNAAEITDKLGLHSLRQRHWYIQSTCATSGEGLYEGLDWLSNNIANKVTN; this is encoded by the exons ATGGGGCTTAACTTCACGAAGCTGTTCAGCAGGCTTTTCGCCAAGAAAGAAATGAGGATTCTGATGGTAGGTCTTGATGCTGCTGGTAAGACCACTATCTTGTACAAGCTCAAGCTTGGCGAAATTGTCACCACCATCCCCACCATCG GATTCAATGTGGAGACTGTTGAGTACAAGAACATCAGTTTCACTGTTTGGGATGTGGGAGGTCAGGACAAG ATTCGCCCCCTGTGGAGGCACTACTTCCAGAACACTCAAGGTCTTATATTCGTGGTTGATAGCAACGACAGGGACCGAGTTGTGGAGGCTAGGGATGAGTTACATCGCATGTTGAACGAG GATGAACTGAGGGATGCTGTCCTTCTAGTGTTTGCTAACAAACAAGATCTTCCCAACGCAATGAATGCTGCAGAAATAACCGACAAGCTTGGCCTTCACTCTCTTCGCCAGCGCCACTG GTACATTCAAAGCACATGTGCCACATCTGGGGAAGGTCTTTATGAAGGCCTTGATTGGCTCTCCAACAACATCGCTAACAAGGTAACTAACTAA
- the LOC108818431 gene encoding peptide deformylase 1B, chloroplastic/mitochondrial: MAVCNCFLQAPPLSRFLSPVFSRRATNLFAGYCQLKSTVMFSSSSSSAANRTGPLTSPVRAEVKRVSRKDDQVASASDLQFETPLKIVEYPDPILRAKCKRIGVFDENLKNLADNMFDVMYKTDGIGLSAPQVGLNVQLMVFNPAGESGEGEEIVLVNPKINKYSDKLVPFNEGCLSFPGIYADVIRPQSVKIDARDITGARFSISLSRLPARVFQHEYDHLEGVLFFDRMTDDVLDTIREELEALEKKYEEKTGLPSPEKVQARQKKKAGVGFGKRR; the protein is encoded by the exons ATGGCCGTCTGTAACTGTTTCCTCCAAGCTCCACCTCTCTCTCGCTTCCTATCACCGGTTTTCTCTCGCCGCGCTACGAATCTCTTCGCCGGCTATTGTCAGCTCAAATCAACCGTCAtgttctcctcctcctcctcctccgccgcgaACCGAACCGGACCGTTGACATCTCCCGTCAGAGCTGAAGTAAAGCGCGTCTCGCGGAAGGACGATCAAGTAGCTTCTG CTTCTGATCTTCAATTCGAGACGCCGTTGAAGATCGTCGAGTATCCGGATCCTATCTTACGCGCTAAGTGCAAGAGGATTGGTGTTTTCGACGAGAATCTGAAGAACTTGGCCGATAATATGTTCGATGTTATGTACAA AACGGATGGCATCGGGCTCTCAGCACCACAAGTGGGGCTCAATGTTCAGCTCATGGTGTTTAATCCAGCTGGGGAGTCTGGTGAAGGAGAAGAGATTGTTCTTGTGAATCcgaaaatcaataaatattctGATAAATTAGTACCGTTTAACGAAGGATGCTTATCCTTCCCTGGGATCTATGCTGATGTTATT cgaCCACAATCTGTCAAGATTGACGCAAGGGACATTACTGGTGCTAGATTTTCAATCAGTCTATCACGTTTACCTGCACGAGTGTTCCAGCATGAATACGACCACCTTGAG GGAGTTCTGTTCTTCGACAGAATGACGGATGACGTTCTTGACACCATTCGTGAAGAGTTAGAG GCCTTGGAAAAGAAGTACGAAGAAAAAACTGGATTGCCAAGCCCTGAAAAAGTACAAGCAcgacaaaaaaagaaagcagGAGTTGGTTTTGGCAAACGTCGATGA
- the LOC108818430 gene encoding polygalacturonase At1g48100: protein MCHQFIFIQNLNTFFLETNYFPILKMYRLTLKCLALKLLLLISCDARHSVYWRGNRRSIAEGESSGTFNVLGYGAKGDGRTDDTKAFEDAWNEACKVAASTLLVPSGSTFLVGPVSFLGKECKENIVFQLDGKIIAPTSSSAWGSGLLQWMEFKSLTGITIKGKGVIDGQGSVWWNKSPDYDTADENDMMKNQEGTKMPGTKPTALRFYGSNGVMVNGITIQNSPQTHLKFDNCVNIQVSDFTTSSPGDSPNTDGIHLQNSQDAVIYRSTLACGDDCISIQTGCSNIYIHDVDCGPGHGISIGGLGKENTKACVSNITVRDVTMHETTNGVRIKSWQGGSGSVKQVMFSNIQVSEVANPIVIDQYYCDGGGCHNETSAVAVSNINYINIKGTYTKEPVRFACSDSLPCTGISLSTIELKPATDKASSSEPFCWEAHGELKTETLPPIQCLKTEKSISQSSSDAC, encoded by the exons ATGTGTCATCAGTTCATCTTCATTCAAAATCTAAACACATTCTTCCTAGAAACAAATTATTTTCCAATATTAAAGATGTATAGACTAACCTTGAAATGTCTTGCCCTGAAGCTTCTCCTTTTAATCTCTTGCGACGCTAGACACAGTGTATACTGGAGAGGAAACCGCAGGTCTATCGCTGAAGGAGAAAGTTCCGGAACATTCAATGTCCTTGGCTATGGCGCAAAAGGTGACGGGAGAACTGATGACACGAAG GCTTTTGAAGATGCTTGGAATGAAGCTTGTAAGGTGGCAGCATCGACATTGTTAGTTCCATCCGGTTCTACGTTCCTTGTTGGACCTGTCTCCTTCCTGGGAAAAGAGTGTAAAGAGAACATCGTGTTTCAG TTAGATGGAAAGATCATAGCTCCAACAAGTTCGAGTGCCTGGGGATCAGGTCTCTTGCAATGGATGGAATTCAAATCACTTACAGGAATCactataaaaggaaaaggaGTAATAGATGGACAAGGATCGGTATGGTGGAACAAGTCTCCTGACTATGATACAGCAGATGAGAACGACATG ATGAAAAATCAAGAGGGTACGAAAATGCCAGGAACTAAACCAACA GCGTTGAGATTCTACGGGAGTAACGGTGTAATGGTTAATGGAATAACCATACAGAACAGCCCTCAGACCCACCTCAAGTTTGATAACTGCGTAAACATTCAAGTGTCTGACTTCACAACATCATCCCCGGGAGATTCCCCAAATACAGATGGAATCCACCTGCAAAACTCTCAAGATGCCGTTATTTACCGCAGTACGCTGGCTTGTG GAGATGACTGTATATCAATTCAAACTGGATGCTCGAACATCTACATACATGATGTAGACTGTGGGCCTGGCCACGGAATTAGCATTGGAGGACTAGGAAAGGAGAATACAAAGGCGTGTGTTTCAAACATCACTGTTCGTGATGTCACTATGCATGAAACTACCAATGGTGTTCGAATAAAATCATGGCAG GGAGGGTCAGGGTCTGTAAAACAAGTTATGTTTTCAAATATCCAAGTCAGCGAAGTAGCCAATCCTATTGTAATAGATCAATATTACTGCGATGGTGGAGGATGCCACAATGAAACTTCAGCAGTCGCTGTATCAAACATAAACTACATAAACATAAAAGGTACCTACACAAAGGAACCTGTACGCTTTGCATGCAGTGATAGCTTGCCATGCACAGGGATCTCACTGTCGACCATAGAGCTTAAGCCGGCCACAGATAAAGCAAGTTCAAGTGAGCCTTTCTGCTGGGAAGCACACGGTGAATTGAAAACTGAAACTCTTCCTCCAATTCAATGTTTGAAAACTGAGAAGTCTATAAGTCAGTCTTCCAGCGATGCTTGCTGA